A DNA window from Paraburkholderia sp. IMGN_8 contains the following coding sequences:
- a CDS encoding nitrilase-related carbon-nitrogen hydrolase: MVRVAVAQVGSQIFNTPKTLDDMEMWCAQAQKQDIEFLVFPEAYIGGYPKGLDFGARVGSRTAEGRDEFLRYWQGAIEIPGPETDRIGSFAAALKAYLVVGVIERQGGTLFCTAVYFGPDGQLLGKHRKLMPTASERLIWGCGDGSTIQLAESPYGRFGAAICWENYMPSFRSALYAQGIRLWCAPTVDDRDIWKATMRHIAYEGRCFVLSACQYATRADAPDEYACVQGDAPETVLIQGGSVIVSPLGDILAGPLHDTEGLLFANIDSDDCERGKFDLDVVGHYARPDVFDLRVDTAARTAVTFNAPLKSKTIYGIDVATNDHI; encoded by the coding sequence ATGGTTCGCGTCGCAGTCGCTCAAGTCGGCTCCCAAATCTTCAATACCCCTAAAACGCTTGATGACATGGAAATGTGGTGTGCGCAAGCGCAGAAACAGGACATTGAGTTTCTTGTCTTTCCCGAGGCTTACATTGGTGGTTATCCCAAGGGTCTGGACTTTGGTGCCAGGGTCGGATCGCGCACCGCAGAGGGACGCGACGAATTCCTGCGCTACTGGCAGGGTGCCATCGAGATTCCGGGCCCGGAGACCGACCGGATCGGGAGCTTCGCTGCGGCCTTGAAGGCCTATCTGGTCGTCGGCGTTATTGAACGCCAGGGAGGTACCCTGTTTTGTACTGCAGTGTACTTCGGACCAGACGGACAGCTGCTCGGCAAGCACCGGAAGCTAATGCCGACCGCTAGCGAGCGACTGATCTGGGGATGCGGTGACGGTTCGACAATCCAGTTGGCAGAGTCGCCTTATGGGCGGTTCGGCGCTGCCATCTGCTGGGAAAACTACATGCCCTCCTTCCGGAGTGCGCTATACGCTCAAGGAATTCGTCTCTGGTGTGCTCCTACTGTGGACGACCGGGATATCTGGAAAGCGACCATGCGCCACATCGCATACGAGGGGCGTTGCTTCGTGCTGAGTGCGTGTCAGTACGCAACTCGCGCCGATGCCCCAGATGAGTATGCGTGCGTCCAGGGCGACGCCCCAGAAACCGTGCTCATTCAGGGAGGCAGCGTCATCGTGTCGCCGCTGGGCGATATCCTTGCAGGTCCACTTCACGATACGGAAGGCCTGCTATTCGCAAACATCGATTCCGACGACTGCGAACGTGGGAAGTTCGACCTTGACGTCGTGGGCCACTATGCACGGCCGGACGTTTTCGACCTCAGGGTAGACACTGCCGCCCGCACGGCCGTGACCTTCAATGCTCCGTTGAAGAGTAAGACCATCTACGGCATCGACGTGGCGACGAACGATCACATCTGA